Proteins from a genomic interval of Harpia harpyja isolate bHarHar1 chromosome 9, bHarHar1 primary haplotype, whole genome shotgun sequence:
- the PRSS54 gene encoding LOW QUALITY PROTEIN: inactive serine protease 54 (The sequence of the model RefSeq protein was modified relative to this genomic sequence to represent the inferred CDS: substituted 1 base at 1 genomic stop codon) gives MFLRACRIQASPSPWRSVQEFAAADQFPWVVALQDMQRNLLAFGSIPNKHWILSTASSLQSRQQMLGLVGLSDMKRXWEYQPQYSISSVIAHEDFNEVMLYNIALLRTATPLEFSSIVQPICCPHGSLPASDLMNCWVSDWIHPTAGNPWLLWQRGPSSRAESRLPSPSCQEPQWEEGEQGLSWEEEAPVGQRSLFFGGQGLPRATGSGGPLARQGKCCSNFLRKLSVVDTDPCPLKRIAATTRCSHRDTDEVAGCLVGDTEHQPRPGRHLAKPPPPCSAHLQLQAGGAAKTLVGLLLLSSYRKRSLLHSLQIAGVGD, from the exons ATGTTTCTGCGAG cctgcaggatCCAGGCCAGCCCGTCCCCCTGGAGATCAGTGCAGGAGTTTGCAGCCGCAGACCAGTTCCCATGGGTGGTGGCACTGCAGGACATGCAGCGCAACCTCCTCGCCTTCGGCTCCATCCCGAACAAGCACTGGATCCTCAGCACCGCatccagcctgcagagcag GCAGCAGATGCTGGGCTTGGTTGGGCTGAGCGACATGAAGAGGTGATGGGAGTACCAGCCCCAGTATTCGATCAGCTCTGTCATTGCCCACGAGGACTTCAATGAGGTGATGCTCTACAACATCGCTCTGCTCAGGACAGCCACACCGCTGGAGTTCAGCAGCATCGTTCAGCCCATCTGCTGCCCCCACGGGAGCCTCCCTGCCTCAGACCTCATGAACTGCTGGGTCTCGGACTGGATCCATCCCACTGCAGGTAACCCCTGGCTCCTGTGGCAAAGAGGTCCCTCCAGCAGGGCAGAGAGCCGCCTTCCCAGTCCCTCCTGCCAAGAGCCCCAATGGGAGGAAGGGGAACAGGGCTTGTCCTGGGAGGAAGAAGCACCCGTTGGTCAACGATCCCTGTTTTTtggaggccaggggctgcccagaGCCACAGGCTCTGGTGGTCCCTTGGCCAGGCAGGGAAAGTGCTGCAGCAACTTCCTGAGGAAGCTCTCCGTGGTGGACACGGATCCCTGCCCACTGAAAAGGATTGCTGCAACCACACGCTGCAGCCACAGGGACACTGACGAAGTGGCAGGCTGTTTGGTAGGGGACACAGAGCACCAACCCAGACCAGGCAGACATTTAGCCAAACCGCCTCCTCCCTGTTCTGCTCATCTCCAACTccaggctgggggagcagccAAAACACTTGTTGGGCTTCTCCTGCTCAGTTCTTACAGGAAAAGATCCCTTCTGCACAGCTTGCAAATAGCAGGCGTGGGAGACTGA